One window of the Ammospiza nelsoni isolate bAmmNel1 chromosome 2, bAmmNel1.pri, whole genome shotgun sequence genome contains the following:
- the ANKRD49 gene encoding ankyrin repeat domain-containing protein 49, producing the protein MSKDKQADEDDDDSELFEDFTEHFNQLELLETHRHLIPVGTQSCWSGQSDDDDDEQERTEEWYEMQEKKMEKHPEKLLLWAAENNRLGTVKRLLTEKLAPVNARDEDQYTPLHRAAYSGHLDVAHELVAQGADVHAQTVDGWTPLHSACKWNNTSVAAFLLQQGADINAQTNGLLTPLHIAAGNKNSRETLELLLMNRYVKPDLKNNLDETALDIARRTDIYHYLFEIVEDCINTVSP; encoded by the exons ATGAGTAAAGACAAGCAAGCTGATGAGGACGATGATGACAGCGAGCTGTTCGAAGACTTCACAGAGCATTTTAACCAACTTGAACTGCTGGAGACGCACAGGCATTTGATTCCTGTAGGAACTCAGAGCTGCTGGTCAGGACAgtctgatgatgatgatgatgagcaAGAAAGAACGGAGGAATGGTACGaaatgcaagaaaagaaaatggaaaagcatCCAGAGAAATTGCTACTCTGGGCAGCTGAAAACAATCGG CTGGGTACGGTGAAGAGGCTCCTGACGGAAAAGCTGGCTCCAGTGAACGCTCGTGATGAGGATCAGTACACTCCTCTGCACCGAGCTGCCTACAGCGGGCACCTGGACGTTGCACACGAGCTGGTGGCCCAAGGGGCCGACGTGCACGCGCAGACCGTGGACGGCTGGACGCCCCTGCACAGCGCCTGCAAGTGGAACAACACCAGCGTGGCCGcgttcctgctgcagcagggcgcGGACATCAACGCGCAGACAAACGGGCTGCTGACACCCCTGCACATCGCTGCAGGAAACAAGAACAGCAGGGAAACCCTTGAGCTCCTGCTGATGAATCGCTACGTGAAGCCAGACTTGAAAAACAACTTGGATGAAACTGCCCTTGACATTGCAAGGAGGACTGATATATATCACTACCTTTTTGAAATAGTAGAAGACTGCATAAACACTGTGTCCCCCTAA